The genomic region GAAGGAGTGATAATGATGAATAGACGTAAATTAACATTGACGGCTTTATTTATTGCGTTTAACGTTGTTTTAAGTACGGTTATTATCATTCCTTTTGGACCCGTCAAAGCGGCGCCAGTTCAACATTTTATCAATGTTTTAAGTATTGTATTATTAGGACCGTGGTTCGGACTTGCTCAGGCTTTTTTATCCTCATTCATTCGCGTGATGTTCGGAACAGGATCAATATTTGCATTTCCAGGGAGCATGATTGGCGTATTAGTCGGGAGCTTGTTCTATTATGTCAACAGACATTTATTTGTTGCGGCAATCGGTGAAGTTGTTGGTACAGGTATCATTGGGAGTTTGGTATGTATCCCTATCGCTTGGTTATTACAACTGAATGATTTTTTAATCAAGCCGTTAATGACCGTATTTATCGTTTCAAGTTTTATAGGTGCTACAGTAAGCTATTTGTTACTTATTTTGCTCAAAAAGCGTGGCATCATTGATAGAATCAATTCAAAAACAAAGTGATTCTTAACATATTAGACGGGGCTGAAAGTTTTCATGTTTTATGACGCTTTCAGCCTTTATTTATACATATACTAAAAAGCTTTCATTTTCTAAGTATACAATGTTATAAGCAACCATTCGTTGTAACTTAGAAATTTTGTTAAAATAGATACATTCAAAAAGAGAATGAGAAGGATTGTGAGAAAATGTCAAATGTAACGCCAATGATGAAACAATATCTCAATATTAAAGCATGTCATGAAGATGCTTTATTGTTTTTTAGATTAGGAGATTTTTATGAATTATTTTTTGATGATGCCATCACCGCTTCTCGTGTTTTAGAAATTACTTTGACTAAGCGAGATGCTAAGAAAGAAAAACCTATTCCAATGGCAGGAGTGCCATATCATTCTGCTGATCGATACATTGAAACATTAATTCAAAATGGCTATAAAGTAGCGATATGCGAACAAATGGAAGACCCTAGACAGGTCAAAGGTATGGTTAAAAGGGAAGTTGTACGTATTGTGACACCTGGCACAGTCATGGATAAAGGCGGTGTAGATGATAGTCAAAACAACTATATTTTAAGTTTTATTCAAGATGATACATATGCATTAAGTTATTGTGATATATCTACTGGTGAACTTAAAGTCACGCATTTTGATGATGAAAGCACCTTAATCAATGAAATAACAACAATCAAACCAAATGAAATTGTTGTGAATCAACCACTAACTGACTCCCTAAAGCGCCAACTCAATATGATAACGGAAACAATAACTGTAAAATCTGACATCTCGAATGAAAGTTATTCAGTCAATGCTGTCTCAGATTCATTAATGTATCGAGCAGTTCAAATTTTATTAGATTATGTTTTTGAAACACAAAAAAGAGACTTATCTCATATTGAAAAG from Staphylococcus felis harbors:
- the thiW gene encoding energy coupling factor transporter S component ThiW, yielding MNRRKLTLTALFIAFNVVLSTVIIIPFGPVKAAPVQHFINVLSIVLLGPWFGLAQAFLSSFIRVMFGTGSIFAFPGSMIGVLVGSLFYYVNRHLFVAAIGEVVGTGIIGSLVCIPIAWLLQLNDFLIKPLMTVFIVSSFIGATVSYLLLILLKKRGIIDRINSKTK